The Gemmata palustris genome includes a region encoding these proteins:
- a CDS encoding RNA polymerase sigma factor, giving the protein MAKSGAAPISRPIAGTDPAPDAPLVGPPPTADRPSDDTLVATFNQVRDELVSTLLYLLGNADDAQDAAQEAFLKCWRARSSVPDVQNLRAWIFRVGLNAAKDFQRSAWNRKSRPLPEDDVMLPTRDDAPGQVAEDQESLDRLRQAIAQLRQDEKEVFLLRQNGDLTYEQIAEIRSAPVGTVKTQMRTALIKLRKVLNPAGATEEEPCS; this is encoded by the coding sequence ATGGCCAAATCCGGCGCGGCCCCGATTTCGCGACCGATCGCGGGCACGGACCCCGCCCCGGACGCACCCCTTGTCGGCCCGCCCCCAACGGCGGACCGGCCCAGTGACGACACGCTCGTGGCCACCTTCAACCAGGTACGCGACGAACTCGTCAGCACCCTGCTGTACCTGCTCGGGAACGCCGACGACGCCCAGGACGCGGCCCAGGAAGCGTTCCTGAAGTGCTGGCGGGCGCGGAGCTCGGTGCCCGACGTGCAGAACCTGCGGGCCTGGATCTTCCGCGTGGGGCTGAACGCCGCCAAGGACTTCCAGCGCAGCGCCTGGAACCGCAAGAGCCGCCCGCTCCCGGAGGACGACGTGATGCTCCCCACGCGGGACGATGCGCCGGGCCAAGTCGCCGAGGACCAGGAATCCCTCGACCGGCTCCGCCAGGCCATCGCCCAGTTGCGCCAGGACGAAAAGGAAGTGTTCCTGCTGCGGCAAAACGGCGATCTAACTTACGAGCAGATTGCCGAAATTCGGAGCGCCCCTGTGGGCACCGTGAAGACCCAAATGCGCACCGCCCTCATCAAACTCCGCAAGGTACTAAACCCGGCCGGGGCCACCGAGGAAGAGCCGTGTTCGTGA
- a CDS encoding zf-HC2 domain-containing protein → MNCEHCQTLLLDHLYGLLEGAEAAGVDAHLANCPACSAARADTARVQGLFARAAKSAFPNTKFEPPVPAPQKSHTHTPALAPSISVALPANSGTRSGRVLRRVAVALPWAVAAAVLLAVPGTVVPVLNIFDRATVAQRGAELAGRDADDARLAFANVEHARESRLSDAQLKLTTAEQAQTALLDRWVDEQKAAVQTAATRKLTIDIQKPATVQPGAPNDFLLVVRDERDVWASRRKMVAEVRSSDAVLFTQDLDHEKKGNTHAIRLPASVWTKVKPDDELTLVVAQVDEKTNARTPLQEVRLAGPVFTTLLVTDKPSYRPGERLFFRSLTLDRVTLRPPQREQMFRYDLVAGVGARGRPVPGLTATGSTELVRVSGDANGRVEPVRTAAGQPVRGVGCGEFVLPADLADGDYTLVLHELSSPSGGFAPTLPMPVTRAVKVRAGAVEHYGKLIGFAGKSFCPGDTVEAWAELSFQEKPVADAEVTAVAVEADGVPLEGVQVAPRTDALGRAKVRFALPEELANGDVRLKVAFRAGGHNEMVADRVPVVGRRLVVEFFPECGDTIVAGVPCKVYVRATTPAGQPVDISGIITDGKETLATVKTLRDEGAPGANRGLASFTFTPQAGTRTWLKLDAPNTIYAPIVDGPVRTASVALMGGPGAVAARTGFMLPAPQLEGVVMSVPDTITAPGQPIRVHLHSVGQPRTLVVGAYIRGRLCDTQKVVVEPEQLAEVKLMAGTDPFTGGRGGVVRITAFEEVDAKDVKSGEAKPDLKPVAERLVFRRPGEFLNLALGITSSTQAATAAPAAPQGVQKRATAADPGVSCTIAATDEKNNPVAAVLWAAVVNTGVAPGPRDRTMPTHFLLAGDVKSPDELEFADFLLTDHKHAGEALDLVLGTQGWRRFAEQARVPSKMYAARSPELNRMMVQNGQYQVFAEPTAAREFRKIAETYAPLYEVAVQAVARARTGLDIAREETRDTLAIREAEQRSRVAAQAADETRERAEAARGPVRQFRSAVWYGFAGFAGLALLCGGVALARPQTRFPLGASTIGSFGLAAFLFVAAGWGEEAQARAQEDAPREVALGLEFASKEVAPAPQPRVKAPPPDFDAAVAGATAQLSNFGAKKNDGRESPTLPAPGPVPASGGPAGDAPVTGFVAPKPGGFAAFPTPQPFGIVPPTVPPNMGRMPEVKGGYGSGGAIAPPSLVRPESKPLALSGAAPGGVTGWNPMSRSGVTVGDLAAHGPTSFSAGVAGAVVSDERIDSLRAANDRAARYAGERQRALAESMNMHRAARAPALVGLENSLPQTTNDAVQMAQKIEALALQQVRATVAPVTPLVVREYAAPRPVVAPFPEALDAPDTVLWQPVIVLPSDGRTVVNFHPGNALGGYRVVVAGHTADGRLGEARMVITTSPGQTVNSPAKFAPAGAARPPAPTAPTAPPRP, encoded by the coding sequence ATGAACTGCGAACACTGCCAAACCCTGTTGCTCGATCACCTGTACGGTCTCCTCGAAGGGGCCGAAGCCGCGGGCGTCGATGCGCACCTCGCGAACTGCCCCGCGTGCAGCGCCGCGCGTGCCGACACCGCGCGCGTTCAGGGGTTGTTCGCCCGCGCCGCGAAGTCCGCGTTCCCGAACACGAAGTTCGAGCCGCCTGTTCCAGCGCCGCAGAAATCGCACACGCACACCCCGGCGCTTGCCCCGTCAATCTCGGTCGCACTCCCGGCGAATTCCGGTACTCGTAGCGGGCGCGTTTTGCGCCGCGTCGCGGTCGCGCTCCCGTGGGCGGTCGCCGCTGCGGTGCTGCTCGCGGTCCCGGGCACCGTCGTACCGGTTCTGAACATTTTCGACCGCGCCACTGTTGCCCAGCGCGGGGCCGAACTCGCCGGGCGCGATGCCGATGACGCACGTCTTGCATTTGCCAATGTGGAGCACGCCCGCGAGAGCCGGCTGAGTGACGCGCAGCTCAAACTCACGACCGCGGAGCAAGCTCAGACCGCGCTCCTCGACAGATGGGTGGACGAGCAGAAGGCCGCAGTGCAGACGGCCGCCACCCGCAAACTCACCATTGACATCCAGAAGCCCGCGACCGTTCAGCCCGGGGCGCCCAACGATTTCCTCCTCGTCGTGCGCGACGAGCGCGACGTGTGGGCCTCGCGCCGGAAGATGGTCGCCGAGGTGCGCAGCAGCGACGCGGTCCTCTTCACCCAGGATCTCGACCACGAGAAGAAGGGGAACACGCACGCGATCCGGTTGCCCGCGAGCGTGTGGACGAAGGTGAAACCGGACGACGAACTGACGCTCGTCGTCGCGCAGGTGGACGAGAAGACCAACGCCCGCACGCCGCTGCAAGAAGTGCGGCTCGCCGGCCCCGTGTTCACCACGCTGCTCGTCACCGACAAGCCGTCGTACCGGCCCGGCGAGCGGCTCTTCTTCCGCTCGCTCACGCTCGATCGCGTCACGCTCCGGCCCCCGCAGCGCGAACAGATGTTCCGTTACGACCTCGTCGCCGGGGTCGGCGCGCGCGGGCGCCCCGTTCCCGGCCTCACCGCGACGGGTAGCACCGAACTCGTGCGCGTGAGCGGCGACGCGAACGGCCGCGTTGAACCGGTGCGCACCGCCGCCGGACAGCCGGTTCGCGGGGTCGGGTGCGGTGAGTTCGTGCTGCCCGCGGACCTCGCGGACGGTGACTACACGCTCGTTCTCCACGAACTCTCTTCGCCCTCGGGCGGGTTCGCGCCGACGCTCCCGATGCCGGTCACGCGCGCCGTAAAGGTCCGGGCGGGCGCGGTGGAGCACTACGGCAAACTGATCGGGTTCGCAGGGAAATCCTTCTGCCCCGGTGACACCGTGGAAGCGTGGGCGGAATTGAGCTTTCAGGAGAAACCCGTCGCGGACGCGGAAGTGACCGCGGTCGCGGTCGAAGCCGACGGCGTTCCCCTTGAGGGAGTGCAGGTGGCGCCGCGGACCGATGCGCTGGGGCGCGCGAAGGTCCGGTTCGCGCTGCCGGAAGAGTTGGCGAACGGCGACGTGCGCCTGAAGGTCGCGTTCCGTGCCGGGGGTCACAACGAAATGGTCGCGGACCGCGTGCCCGTTGTCGGCCGGCGGCTCGTCGTCGAGTTCTTCCCGGAGTGCGGCGACACGATCGTCGCGGGCGTGCCGTGCAAGGTGTACGTTCGCGCCACCACGCCCGCCGGCCAACCGGTGGACATCAGCGGGATCATCACCGACGGCAAGGAAACGCTCGCGACCGTCAAAACGCTCCGCGACGAAGGGGCGCCCGGCGCCAACCGCGGGCTGGCCTCGTTCACCTTCACGCCGCAGGCCGGAACCCGCACGTGGTTGAAGCTCGACGCGCCGAACACGATTTACGCGCCCATCGTGGACGGCCCGGTGCGCACGGCGTCGGTCGCACTCATGGGCGGTCCCGGTGCGGTTGCGGCTCGAACCGGGTTCATGCTCCCCGCCCCGCAACTCGAGGGCGTGGTGATGAGCGTACCGGACACCATCACGGCACCGGGGCAACCGATCCGCGTTCACCTGCACTCGGTCGGGCAGCCGCGCACGCTCGTTGTCGGGGCGTACATCCGCGGGCGGCTCTGCGACACGCAGAAGGTGGTCGTCGAACCCGAGCAACTCGCGGAAGTAAAGCTGATGGCCGGCACCGACCCGTTCACCGGCGGGCGGGGCGGGGTGGTGCGCATTACCGCGTTCGAGGAAGTGGACGCCAAGGACGTGAAAAGTGGCGAAGCGAAGCCCGACCTGAAACCGGTGGCAGAACGCCTCGTGTTCCGGCGCCCCGGTGAATTCCTCAATCTGGCGCTCGGAATCACTTCCAGCACGCAGGCCGCGACTGCAGCGCCGGCCGCGCCGCAAGGGGTACAGAAGCGCGCGACTGCCGCGGACCCTGGAGTGAGTTGCACGATCGCCGCGACCGACGAGAAGAACAACCCGGTGGCCGCGGTGCTGTGGGCCGCGGTGGTCAACACGGGCGTCGCCCCCGGTCCCCGGGACCGGACGATGCCGACGCACTTCCTCCTCGCGGGCGACGTGAAGAGCCCCGACGAACTGGAGTTCGCCGACTTCCTACTGACCGACCACAAGCACGCGGGCGAAGCGCTCGATCTCGTGCTCGGCACGCAGGGCTGGCGCCGGTTCGCGGAACAGGCGCGCGTGCCGAGCAAGATGTACGCAGCGCGAAGCCCGGAACTGAACCGAATGATGGTGCAGAACGGTCAGTATCAGGTGTTCGCCGAACCGACCGCGGCGCGCGAGTTCCGCAAGATCGCCGAGACCTACGCCCCACTCTACGAGGTCGCGGTTCAAGCGGTCGCGCGGGCGCGGACCGGGCTAGACATCGCCCGCGAAGAAACGCGCGACACGCTCGCGATCCGCGAGGCGGAGCAGCGCTCACGAGTCGCGGCACAGGCCGCCGACGAAACGCGCGAGCGCGCCGAGGCCGCACGCGGACCGGTGCGCCAGTTCCGCTCGGCGGTGTGGTACGGGTTCGCCGGGTTCGCCGGGCTCGCTTTACTGTGCGGTGGGGTCGCGCTGGCCCGCCCACAGACGCGGTTCCCGCTCGGGGCGAGCACGATCGGTTCTTTCGGGTTGGCCGCGTTCCTCTTCGTCGCCGCCGGTTGGGGGGAAGAAGCACAAGCACGGGCACAGGAAGACGCGCCGCGCGAGGTCGCGCTGGGCCTCGAGTTCGCGTCTAAAGAAGTTGCGCCCGCACCCCAACCGCGCGTGAAAGCGCCCCCGCCTGATTTCGACGCAGCCGTGGCGGGAGCAACCGCCCAGTTGAGCAACTTCGGAGCGAAGAAGAACGACGGGCGCGAGAGCCCAACTTTGCCCGCGCCCGGACCCGTTCCGGCGAGTGGCGGTCCCGCGGGCGACGCGCCCGTGACCGGATTCGTGGCACCCAAGCCGGGCGGCTTCGCGGCCTTTCCCACACCTCAGCCCTTTGGCATAGTTCCTCCCACTGTTCCGCCGAATATGGGTCGCATGCCGGAAGTGAAGGGGGGATACGGTAGTGGAGGGGCGATCGCCCCTCCGTCGCTCGTGCGCCCCGAGTCGAAACCACTCGCGCTGTCGGGGGCTGCCCCCGGTGGTGTGACCGGATGGAACCCGATGAGCCGCAGCGGGGTTACGGTCGGAGATCTCGCGGCGCACGGCCCTACGAGCTTTTCGGCCGGCGTTGCGGGCGCGGTGGTGAGCGACGAACGGATCGACTCACTGAGAGCGGCCAATGATCGGGCCGCACGGTACGCGGGCGAGCGCCAGCGGGCGCTCGCCGAGTCGATGAACATGCACCGCGCAGCGCGAGCGCCCGCTCTCGTGGGACTGGAAAACTCGCTTCCGCAAACTACCAACGACGCGGTGCAGATGGCGCAAAAGATCGAAGCGCTCGCGCTCCAACAAGTGCGCGCGACCGTGGCTCCCGTCACGCCCCTCGTTGTGCGCGAGTACGCGGCCCCCAGGCCCGTCGTGGCCCCGTTTCCCGAAGCGCTCGACGCCCCGGACACCGTTCTCTGGCAGCCCGTTATCGTTCTTCCTTCGGACGGGCGGACGGTTGTGAACTTCCACCCCGGTAACGCGCTGGGCGGGTACCGGGTCGTGGTCGCTGGTCACACCGCCGACGGGCGGCTCGGTGAGGCCCGCATGGTTATTACCACTTCTCCCGGACAAACGGTAAATTCGCCCGCGAAGTTTGCGCCGGCTGGGGCGGCGCGACCGCCGGCGCCGACCGCACCAACCGCACCGCCGAGACCGTGA
- a CDS encoding TIGR03000 domain-containing protein, protein MRTFGLAVVACLVLPNIGSAQHVFLGVGVTHGYPYGPRVAPAWGYPGLYGGPFVGYPVPLRSGYGGFAGYGYGSSGFGYGYPGYYGFGYPGYFGYPGRVGSFWSNGLSLYGPPVPVYGPVPGVFGNNDLVRQWRATPGFAGYGWVGIYAASPRPRHPNVSVWPTVEQFSSGPVAVPAAKSGGCLILSVKVPQPSADVFVDGKKTAQTGTDRIFESPPLESGQAYKYTITARWLERGQTVEASREVTGTPGEVVRVDFGSGK, encoded by the coding sequence ATGCGCACGTTCGGTTTGGCGGTCGTGGCGTGCTTGGTTCTACCCAACATCGGGAGCGCCCAGCACGTCTTCCTCGGTGTGGGGGTGACCCACGGGTACCCATACGGTCCCCGGGTCGCACCCGCGTGGGGGTACCCGGGGCTTTATGGCGGGCCCTTCGTCGGGTACCCGGTACCGCTCCGCTCCGGGTACGGCGGGTTTGCGGGTTACGGTTACGGCTCCAGCGGGTTCGGGTACGGTTACCCCGGTTATTACGGCTTCGGGTACCCCGGCTACTTCGGCTACCCGGGGCGTGTCGGGAGCTTCTGGTCGAACGGGCTGAGCCTCTACGGGCCGCCCGTACCGGTGTACGGGCCGGTCCCGGGGGTGTTCGGTAACAACGACCTCGTGCGCCAGTGGCGCGCCACCCCCGGGTTCGCCGGGTACGGGTGGGTGGGGATTTACGCCGCGTCGCCGCGCCCGCGCCACCCGAACGTGTCCGTGTGGCCCACGGTGGAGCAGTTCAGCAGTGGGCCGGTTGCGGTGCCCGCGGCGAAGAGCGGTGGGTGCCTCATCCTGTCGGTGAAAGTACCTCAGCCATCGGCCGACGTGTTCGTGGACGGGAAGAAGACCGCGCAGACCGGCACCGATCGCATTTTCGAGTCCCCGCCGCTCGAATCGGGGCAGGCGTACAAGTACACCATCACAGCCCGTTGGCTGGAGCGCGGGCAAACGGTGGAGGCGTCCCGCGAGGTGACTGGCACACCGGGTGAAGTGGTCCGCGTGGACTTCGGAAGCGGGAAGTAG
- a CDS encoding DUF1501 domain-containing protein, whose translation MHFPLSRREMLLRTANGFGAAALAALLEQDGRAVDAARSPNDPFAPKKPHFAAKAKSVIFLFMDGGPSQVDTFDPKPALEKYHGKPFPTKVEPTQFNNVGNTLASPWKFKKYGQCGMPVSDLFPHVGACADDLAVIRSMVANFSEHTNANYFWHSGHGQQGRPSFGSWVTYGLGSESRDLPGFVVLGSGMIPPGGADCFGNGFLPASYQGSVFRNGAHPVADITPPGGESAKTRTAKRDLLRKLDAAAKDKFGDSDPLDAAIANYELAFRMQTAVPELADLSKETTETQKLYGLDDPKTEVFGRQCLVARRLVQRGVRFVELLCQNLGHDRWDQHSNLKRGHEDNARAVDKPIAGLLTDLKRTGLLKDTLVIWGGEFGRTPVAQGSDGRDHNPFGFTMWMAGGGTKGGTIYGETDDFGYHAVKDKVQVHDLHATALHLLGFDHKKLTYRFGGRDMRLTDVHGELIEKVLA comes from the coding sequence ATGCACTTCCCCCTTTCGCGCCGCGAAATGCTCCTCCGTACCGCCAACGGGTTCGGCGCCGCCGCGCTCGCAGCCCTACTGGAGCAAGACGGGCGCGCCGTTGATGCGGCCCGGTCCCCCAACGACCCGTTCGCCCCGAAGAAGCCCCACTTCGCGGCAAAAGCGAAGTCGGTCATCTTCCTGTTCATGGACGGTGGGCCGAGCCAGGTCGACACGTTCGACCCCAAGCCGGCGCTCGAAAAGTACCACGGGAAACCGTTCCCCACGAAGGTGGAACCGACGCAGTTCAACAACGTCGGCAACACGCTCGCCAGCCCGTGGAAGTTCAAGAAGTACGGCCAGTGCGGGATGCCCGTCAGCGACCTCTTCCCGCACGTCGGGGCCTGCGCGGACGACCTCGCCGTGATCCGCTCGATGGTCGCCAATTTCTCCGAGCACACCAACGCGAACTACTTCTGGCACAGCGGGCACGGCCAGCAGGGGCGCCCGAGTTTCGGCTCGTGGGTGACGTATGGCCTGGGGAGCGAGAGCCGCGACCTGCCGGGGTTCGTCGTCCTCGGGAGCGGCATGATCCCGCCCGGCGGCGCCGATTGCTTCGGCAACGGGTTCCTCCCTGCGTCGTACCAGGGGTCCGTCTTTCGCAACGGCGCGCACCCGGTCGCGGACATCACCCCGCCCGGCGGCGAGAGCGCGAAAACGCGAACCGCCAAGCGCGACCTGCTCCGCAAGCTCGATGCGGCGGCGAAGGATAAGTTCGGCGACAGCGACCCGCTCGACGCGGCCATCGCGAACTACGAACTGGCGTTCCGAATGCAGACCGCGGTGCCCGAACTCGCGGACCTGAGCAAAGAAACCACCGAGACGCAGAAGCTCTACGGGCTCGACGACCCGAAAACGGAAGTGTTCGGGCGCCAGTGCCTCGTCGCCCGGCGCCTCGTCCAGCGCGGGGTGCGCTTCGTGGAACTGCTCTGCCAGAACCTGGGCCACGACCGCTGGGACCAGCACTCGAACCTGAAGCGCGGGCACGAGGACAACGCGCGGGCCGTGGACAAGCCCATCGCGGGGTTGCTCACCGATCTGAAGCGCACGGGCTTGCTGAAGGACACGCTGGTGATTTGGGGCGGCGAGTTCGGACGCACACCCGTCGCGCAGGGCAGCGACGGGCGCGACCACAACCCGTTCGGCTTTACGATGTGGATGGCCGGCGGCGGAACGAAGGGCGGCACCATTTACGGCGAGACGGACGACTTCGGTTACCACGCGGTGAAAGACAAAGTGCAGGTCCACGACCTACACGCGACCGCACTGCACCTGCTCGGTTTCGACCACAAGAAACTGACCTACCGCTTCGGCGGGCGCGACATGCGCCTCACCGATGTTCACGGCGAACTGATTGAGAAAGTGTTGGCTTGA
- a CDS encoding DUF1559 domain-containing protein yields the protein MRFALRAGGFAVVAALAAAVTLLQPGAAPQSSALSAAQPGDLPTDLALVPADAVGFVHVRLAELWKNEVMDGFRKTWEKAGPKALAALDTQFVPAPSTIARGTAFVMLDDKKKPQAVGILAFSAAFDPAQVVKMYLPNNTTEKVGAKTVYRTPDHEMEMYFPDNKHIVVGYGGSLNYYLSKEPAKDGPLAPAIKLAASGKAVVASADISALPIPPDALKDVPPEGRAILQAKQLTIAIDLGADARFDVRATYADVAAAQDAEKAVKALADLGRKELAKSKKELEDKLYDPKIKAPRPPGDLPEALATVFGLGAINRLDEILTDPKFITRDKAELALAVPLPKELLVVGSGFVALGAALVVPAVQKVREAAARMKSSNNLKQIGLAIHNYESANGHLPHDILDKNGKPILSWRVAILPYIEQANLYNQFKLDEPWDSANNKPLSQAMIKTFVSPNGAFPDKPEFGLTHYRAVSGPGAAFEPSKKLKLADFTDGLSNTIMVIETADAVPWAKPSDYTFDPKKALPKINPVGGQKVFQALFGDGSVRAISTSVAEKTLKAFFTRDGGEVINEKD from the coding sequence ATGCGATTCGCACTCCGAGCCGGCGGCTTCGCCGTCGTCGCGGCGCTGGCCGCCGCAGTCACGCTGTTGCAGCCCGGCGCGGCCCCGCAATCGAGCGCCCTCTCCGCCGCACAACCGGGCGACCTCCCGACGGACCTCGCACTCGTCCCGGCCGACGCGGTCGGGTTCGTCCACGTCCGGCTCGCGGAATTGTGGAAGAACGAGGTGATGGACGGGTTCCGCAAGACGTGGGAAAAAGCCGGCCCGAAGGCCCTCGCCGCGCTCGACACGCAGTTCGTACCCGCGCCTTCGACGATCGCGCGCGGCACCGCGTTCGTGATGCTGGACGACAAGAAGAAGCCGCAAGCGGTCGGCATTCTGGCGTTCTCCGCTGCGTTCGACCCAGCGCAGGTTGTGAAGATGTACCTGCCCAACAACACCACCGAGAAGGTGGGCGCGAAGACGGTGTACCGCACCCCGGACCACGAGATGGAGATGTACTTCCCCGACAACAAACACATCGTCGTCGGCTACGGCGGGTCACTCAACTACTACCTCTCCAAAGAACCCGCGAAGGACGGGCCGCTCGCACCGGCGATCAAGCTGGCCGCGTCCGGTAAGGCCGTGGTCGCGTCGGCCGACATCTCCGCGCTGCCGATTCCGCCGGACGCGCTCAAGGACGTCCCGCCCGAGGGCCGCGCGATCCTGCAGGCGAAGCAGCTCACGATCGCGATCGACCTCGGCGCCGACGCCCGGTTCGACGTGCGCGCGACCTACGCAGACGTCGCCGCCGCTCAGGACGCCGAGAAAGCCGTTAAAGCGCTGGCCGACCTGGGCCGCAAAGAACTGGCGAAGTCGAAAAAGGAACTGGAAGACAAACTCTACGACCCGAAGATCAAGGCCCCGCGCCCGCCGGGCGATCTCCCCGAGGCACTGGCCACGGTGTTCGGGCTCGGTGCGATCAACCGGCTCGACGAGATCCTCACCGACCCGAAGTTCATCACCCGCGACAAGGCGGAACTCGCACTGGCGGTGCCGCTGCCCAAGGAACTGCTCGTCGTCGGCAGCGGGTTCGTCGCACTCGGGGCCGCGCTCGTGGTTCCCGCGGTGCAGAAGGTGCGCGAGGCCGCGGCGCGCATGAAGAGTTCCAACAACCTGAAGCAGATCGGGCTCGCGATCCACAACTACGAGTCCGCCAACGGCCACCTGCCACACGACATCCTGGACAAGAACGGGAAGCCGATCCTGAGTTGGCGCGTCGCGATCCTGCCGTACATCGAGCAAGCCAACCTCTACAACCAGTTCAAACTCGACGAGCCGTGGGACAGCGCCAACAACAAGCCGCTCTCGCAGGCCATGATTAAAACCTTCGTCTCGCCGAACGGCGCCTTTCCCGATAAGCCCGAATTCGGGCTCACCCACTATCGCGCCGTGAGCGGCCCGGGCGCCGCGTTCGAGCCGAGCAAGAAACTCAAACTCGCCGATTTTACCGACGGGCTCTCGAACACGATCATGGTTATCGAGACCGCCGACGCGGTGCCGTGGGCGAAGCCGAGCGATTACACGTTCGACCCGAAGAAAGCACTCCCGAAGATCAATCCGGTGGGCGGTCAAAAGGTCTTTCAGGCGCTCTTCGGCGATGGCTCTGTCCGCGCGATCAGCACGTCGGTCGCCGAGAAGACGCTTAAGGCGTTCTTCACCCGCGACGGCGGCGAGGTCATCAACGAGAAGGATTAG
- a CDS encoding H-X9-DG-CTERM domain-containing protein, with product MVVNGKAQVTMFDGSVRTLSKLAAKETINALITRNGGEVVGDF from the coding sequence ATGGTGGTGAACGGTAAGGCCCAGGTCACCATGTTCGACGGCTCGGTCCGCACGCTCTCGAAGCTGGCGGCGAAGGAAACGATCAACGCCCTCATTACCCGCAACGGCGGCGAAGTGGTCGGCGATTTCTAA
- a CDS encoding DUF1559 family PulG-like putative transporter, with protein sequence MKVLKATVTAAKGAKFEVDDTEARMTATLPLTDLPLATAYGAAVQAFQQRAAVSQSANNLKQIGLAMHNYHDTNNAFPPAAVCDKKGKPQLSWRVLILPYIEQDAL encoded by the coding sequence GTGAAGGTGCTGAAGGCGACCGTGACGGCCGCGAAAGGCGCGAAGTTCGAGGTGGACGACACCGAAGCCCGCATGACCGCGACGCTCCCGCTCACGGATCTTCCGCTCGCCACGGCTTACGGGGCCGCGGTTCAGGCGTTCCAACAACGAGCTGCCGTCAGCCAGTCGGCCAACAACCTGAAGCAGATCGGGCTGGCCATGCACAACTACCACGACACGAACAATGCGTTCCCGCCGGCCGCGGTGTGTGACAAGAAGGGCAAGCCGCAACTGAGCTGGCGCGTCCTCATCCTGCCGTACATCGAGCAAGACGCCCTTTAA
- a CDS encoding sigma-70 family RNA polymerase sigma factor — MAPVTGRVVSCIRWHARDEWCRVQRAASEGAELVTDCVLPRIAAGDPAAVPDCIARYGGLVWSLARRFLGNPSDAEDAVQDVFIELWKNAARYDPSRSSEPTYITMIARRRLIDRKRRTGRAPTAQTLADEPAEPTVVARIDIEEEAAKAAAVLGELREDERRVIQLAVYQGLTHEAIAAATGLPVGTVKTHIRRGLIRVRERLTAGGGAL, encoded by the coding sequence GTGGCTCCGGTCACGGGCCGCGTCGTTTCGTGCATCCGCTGGCACGCGCGTGACGAATGGTGTCGCGTACAGCGCGCCGCGAGCGAGGGGGCGGAACTGGTGACGGACTGCGTGCTCCCGCGGATCGCGGCCGGCGACCCGGCCGCCGTGCCGGACTGCATCGCCCGCTACGGCGGGCTGGTGTGGTCCCTGGCGCGGCGGTTCCTGGGCAACCCCTCTGACGCCGAAGACGCCGTACAAGACGTGTTCATCGAGCTGTGGAAGAATGCGGCCCGGTACGATCCCTCCCGTTCGTCCGAGCCCACGTACATCACTATGATCGCACGCCGCCGGTTGATCGACCGGAAACGACGGACCGGCCGCGCGCCGACCGCGCAAACACTGGCCGACGAACCGGCGGAGCCGACCGTGGTCGCGCGCATCGACATCGAGGAAGAGGCCGCGAAAGCCGCCGCCGTTCTCGGCGAACTGCGCGAAGACGAGCGCCGCGTGATCCAACTCGCTGTGTACCAGGGGCTCACGCACGAAGCGATCGCCGCCGCGACCGGGCTCCCGGTCGGCACCGTGAAGACACACATTCGCCGCGGACTGATCCGCGTGCGCGAGCGGCTGACGGCCGGGGGAGGGGCGCTGTGA
- a CDS encoding anti-sigma factor → MNTDPRPDRLDELLALEATQGLNPGEVTELDALLAALPNEDPDSLERAAAAIHLALSGPPEPLPAHLAERLELAAAAFIPAAPAPARPSRSRPAWAIWAGWAVAACLAGVLVYTQWPEDLAGKRDRLVKDAVAKAEKFAGEKAGATGEVVWSAAKQEGYLEVRGLPPLDPTREQYQLWIVDGGRAKKEPVDGGVFDVQPDGTILVRVRNPIPVKDAKAFAVTKETVGGVVVSDGPMLLVLTPKQG, encoded by the coding sequence GTGAACACCGACCCCCGGCCCGATCGACTGGACGAACTCCTCGCTCTCGAAGCCACCCAGGGATTGAACCCGGGCGAGGTGACGGAACTGGACGCGCTCCTCGCCGCGCTCCCGAACGAAGACCCGGATTCCCTCGAGCGCGCCGCGGCCGCGATTCACCTGGCTCTCAGCGGGCCGCCGGAACCGCTTCCCGCGCATTTGGCCGAGCGGCTCGAGCTCGCGGCCGCAGCATTTATTCCGGCCGCTCCCGCGCCGGCTCGACCGAGCCGGTCCCGGCCCGCGTGGGCGATTTGGGCGGGCTGGGCCGTGGCCGCGTGCCTGGCCGGGGTGCTCGTTTACACCCAGTGGCCCGAAGACTTGGCCGGGAAACGTGACCGGCTCGTCAAGGATGCCGTGGCGAAGGCGGAGAAGTTCGCGGGTGAGAAAGCCGGTGCGACCGGCGAAGTCGTGTGGAGCGCGGCGAAACAGGAAGGGTACCTCGAAGTTCGCGGACTTCCGCCCCTCGACCCGACCCGGGAACAGTACCAGCTCTGGATCGTGGACGGCGGGCGCGCCAAGAAAGAGCCGGTGGACGGCGGGGTATTTGATGTGCAGCCCGACGGAACCATCCTCGTGCGCGTGCGCAACCCCATTCCGGTCAAGGACGCGAAGGCGTTTGCGGTTACAAAAGAAACGGTCGGCGGCGTGGTCGTCTCGGACGGACCGATGCTCCTGGTGCTCACACCGAAACAAGGGTGA